Proteins co-encoded in one Flavivirga eckloniae genomic window:
- a CDS encoding hybrid sensor histidine kinase/response regulator transcription factor, with translation MIIRNVKLVVRIFWAKKLLGMFLFVFCLFLPRISTSQNLGYFERITTDNGLSQSDINQIHQDKDGFMWFATHDGLNKYDGYSFKVFNLELNKPGSITSNLIYDIEEDKDGNFWIATTGGGLMFFDRSTEKFTTYKYEKDNTKSLNSNYLATIYRDRENRLWIGTTNGVNMLDLEKSKDSVEFQRFKAQREPYIVGGPNIQAVNTIFEDSKGQLWTGGFRGLYKLSREPNGDMYFRHVNKDLNLPNNSVRFIGEDNDARLILATDEGLYYQTQDRDSLVIKKVIEEVVNSFIIDNNNNMWVGSENGLLYLKRNPNLEFPKLSKRFTYDPRNPNSISKNNISSLYKDRTGIIWVGTKGGGVNKTDLERKQFKHIRKDLNQNSLSHDNVKAFFEDSHGNTWVGTEGGGLNMIKKNSDYKEIINFNSIPKVFTITEIKRGAKKFLLFGGENAGLFELDITNPNKIEENDIALIPGINTSVFSLLFDSSGVLWIGTYNSGVYRWSPKQKEGTYVKDNFSFDQNNPKSISNDIIRDIFEDSKGNIWFGTGDGLSWLSKKEVAKKHPKFEVYKNIPGDTTSLSHNYILPIYESNKGDIWIGTFGGGLNKVIPQPGNNSLKFKRYSQKDGLPNKIIKSILEDEVGNLWISTNKGLSKFDPELNTFKNHNVNDGLQNNEFQELASLKRKNGEMLFGGINGFNVFFPKNLIENTFEPETMITDFLISNESVSVREKINNRVILKKTISKTQEINLKYFENNISFEFAALHYAASQKNQFAYKLEGFDEDWEQTPSNKRFASYTNLEPGSYTFYVKATNNDGLWDNTPSQVKIYISPPFWLSNIAYFVYSLILIGLLIAFRKYTIINTTKKHQLELEHFEKEKNEELQQLKIEFFTNISHEIRTPLTLIKGPLEYLQQSYDRLDKKNVLQQFNLMQKNTDSLLRLVNQLLGFRKMDKGKMMLTLYKSNIVEFINELIEPFQFHCKKRHITVEILNSDDDITTWFDPNAVEKILNNLLSNAIKFTPDNGIIIIEISKVKENQINDSVLKDYLVIKVKDSGPGIKPDKIKHIFDRFYVDKRPTKKQGSEGAGIGLSYAKKLAELHQGFLDVESKHNEGSTFTFKLPLNKEDYLYIPNISFESEDKTLGFMMPKNTSSYKRDVNDEIIDKIFSKRRSKLPILLVVDDHSEIRDFISQTLSEQYNIYHAENGKEGLEAAKYLQPNIILTDIFMPVMDGFEFCKQLKTKQETSHIPVVMITAKASEENEVEGFTNGADDYIRKPFNIDLLKLKLSNILEHREQLRKQFNRKIISQPKDVAVTSADEKFLQQAIEIIEKHMMNTEFNVKVLVKEMNFSRSNIFMKFKELTGLSSGEFIRNIRLKRALQLLETSDLSVKEIMYMTGFNTASYFSKCFKKQFGVLPSQYIKKMKTEEKMGETQFDK, from the coding sequence ATGATTATAAGAAACGTAAAACTAGTAGTTAGAATTTTCTGGGCGAAAAAATTGCTTGGAATGTTCCTTTTTGTGTTTTGTTTGTTCTTGCCAAGAATAAGCACCTCCCAAAATCTAGGATATTTTGAACGTATTACAACAGATAACGGCTTATCTCAAAGTGATATTAACCAAATTCATCAAGATAAAGACGGTTTTATGTGGTTTGCTACACACGATGGTTTAAATAAATATGACGGGTATTCATTTAAAGTCTTCAATCTGGAGCTTAATAAACCAGGAAGTATTACTAGTAACTTAATATATGATATTGAAGAAGATAAAGATGGAAACTTTTGGATAGCTACAACCGGCGGTGGTCTCATGTTCTTTGATAGATCTACAGAAAAGTTTACAACATATAAATATGAAAAAGACAACACAAAGAGCTTAAATAGCAATTATCTAGCTACAATTTATAGAGATAGAGAAAATAGACTATGGATAGGGACAACCAATGGCGTAAATATGCTCGATCTAGAAAAAAGCAAAGATTCGGTCGAATTTCAACGTTTTAAAGCTCAAAGAGAGCCTTATATAGTAGGAGGCCCCAATATTCAAGCCGTGAATACCATCTTCGAAGATAGTAAAGGACAATTATGGACTGGTGGTTTTCGTGGTCTTTATAAACTTTCAAGAGAACCCAATGGAGACATGTATTTTCGCCATGTTAACAAAGACCTTAATCTACCTAATAACTCCGTCCGCTTTATTGGAGAAGATAATGATGCAAGATTAATTCTAGCTACAGATGAAGGTCTTTATTACCAAACTCAGGATAGAGATTCGCTGGTAATAAAAAAGGTTATTGAAGAGGTTGTTAATTCTTTTATAATAGACAATAATAATAACATGTGGGTTGGTAGCGAAAATGGACTATTATATCTAAAAAGAAATCCTAATTTAGAATTCCCAAAGCTATCAAAACGATTTACTTACGACCCCAGAAATCCCAATAGTATTAGTAAAAATAATATCTCTTCTTTATACAAAGACCGCACAGGAATTATTTGGGTAGGAACAAAAGGGGGCGGTGTAAACAAAACCGATCTGGAAAGAAAGCAATTTAAACATATTAGAAAGGACCTAAACCAAAATAGTTTAAGTCATGATAATGTAAAAGCTTTTTTTGAAGATAGCCATGGAAACACTTGGGTTGGAACCGAAGGCGGAGGTTTAAATATGATTAAAAAGAACAGTGACTACAAGGAGATTATAAACTTCAACTCTATTCCAAAAGTATTTACTATAACAGAAATAAAAAGAGGCGCTAAAAAATTCCTCTTATTTGGAGGAGAAAATGCCGGATTATTCGAATTAGATATTACCAATCCTAATAAAATAGAAGAAAACGACATTGCATTAATTCCAGGTATTAACACTAGTGTATTTTCCCTTTTATTTGATAGCAGTGGTGTTTTATGGATAGGGACCTATAATAGTGGTGTTTATAGGTGGTCTCCAAAACAAAAGGAGGGAACTTATGTGAAGGATAACTTCTCTTTCGATCAAAATAATCCAAAGAGTATTTCAAACGACATTATACGAGATATTTTTGAAGACAGTAAAGGTAATATTTGGTTTGGCACTGGAGATGGTTTAAGTTGGCTTTCAAAAAAAGAAGTCGCAAAAAAGCATCCTAAGTTTGAAGTCTACAAAAATATTCCTGGAGACACAACCTCGTTAAGTCATAATTATATTTTACCAATTTATGAAAGCAATAAGGGGGATATATGGATAGGAACCTTTGGTGGTGGTCTCAATAAAGTTATTCCTCAACCTGGAAACAATTCCCTTAAGTTTAAAAGATATTCGCAAAAAGATGGATTACCTAATAAAATTATAAAGAGTATTTTAGAAGATGAAGTCGGAAATCTATGGATATCAACAAATAAAGGGCTCTCTAAATTTGATCCTGAATTAAATACTTTTAAAAATCACAATGTTAATGACGGTCTTCAAAATAATGAATTTCAAGAATTAGCCTCTTTAAAAAGAAAAAATGGAGAAATGCTTTTTGGTGGCATTAATGGTTTCAATGTTTTTTTTCCGAAAAACCTAATTGAAAACACATTTGAACCAGAGACCATGATAACTGATTTTCTAATCTCCAATGAATCTGTATCTGTTCGAGAAAAAATTAATAATCGTGTTATATTAAAAAAAACCATAAGCAAAACACAAGAGATTAATCTAAAATACTTTGAAAACAATATCTCTTTCGAATTTGCGGCTTTACACTATGCTGCTTCCCAAAAAAATCAATTTGCTTATAAATTAGAAGGCTTTGATGAAGATTGGGAACAAACCCCTTCTAATAAACGATTTGCATCCTATACAAATTTGGAACCCGGATCTTATACCTTTTATGTAAAAGCAACAAATAATGATGGCTTATGGGACAATACACCTTCTCAAGTAAAAATATATATTAGCCCGCCCTTCTGGCTCTCTAATATAGCATATTTTGTCTATTCCTTAATTCTTATTGGTCTGTTGATCGCCTTTAGAAAATACACAATAATAAATACTACCAAGAAACACCAATTGGAATTAGAGCATTTTGAAAAAGAAAAAAATGAAGAATTACAACAACTTAAAATAGAATTCTTCACCAACATATCGCATGAAATCCGTACACCTTTAACACTAATAAAAGGACCTTTAGAATATCTACAACAATCGTATGATAGATTAGATAAAAAAAACGTTTTGCAACAATTTAACTTAATGCAAAAAAATACAGATTCATTATTGCGCTTAGTTAATCAATTGCTCGGTTTTAGAAAAATGGATAAAGGTAAAATGATGCTAACGCTATACAAGAGCAATATCGTTGAATTTATAAACGAACTTATTGAGCCTTTTCAATTTCATTGTAAAAAACGTCATATAACTGTTGAAATATTGAATTCTGATGACGACATAACAACCTGGTTCGATCCAAATGCCGTTGAAAAAATATTAAATAATTTATTATCTAATGCCATAAAATTTACGCCAGACAATGGGATCATTATCATTGAAATTTCTAAAGTAAAAGAAAACCAAATCAATGATTCTGTATTAAAGGATTATTTAGTTATTAAAGTAAAAGATTCAGGTCCTGGTATTAAGCCAGATAAAATCAAACATATTTTTGATCGTTTTTATGTGGATAAAAGACCAACCAAAAAGCAAGGTTCCGAAGGTGCAGGTATTGGGCTTTCCTATGCTAAAAAATTAGCAGAATTACACCAAGGATTCTTAGATGTTGAAAGTAAGCACAACGAAGGAAGTACTTTTACATTTAAGCTTCCATTAAACAAAGAGGATTATTTATACATTCCCAATATAAGTTTTGAATCTGAGGATAAAACACTCGGGTTTATGATGCCTAAGAATACTAGCAGCTATAAAAGAGATGTAAACGACGAAATTATTGATAAAATATTCTCAAAAAGAAGGTCGAAATTACCAATACTTTTAGTTGTAGATGACCATAGCGAAATAAGGGATTTTATTTCCCAAACCTTAAGCGAACAATACAATATATATCATGCCGAAAATGGGAAAGAAGGTTTAGAAGCTGCAAAATATTTGCAACCTAACATTATACTTACAGATATTTTTATGCCTGTAATGGATGGGTTTGAGTTCTGTAAACAACTTAAAACGAAACAAGAAACCAGTCATATTCCAGTTGTAATGATTACTGCAAAAGCATCAGAAGAAAATGAGGTAGAAGGCTTTACAAACGGTGCAGACGACTATATTAGAAAACCTTTTAATATCGATTTATTAAAACTTAAACTCTCTAATATTCTAGAACACCGTGAACAATTAAGAAAACAATTTAACAGAAAAATAATATCGCAACCTAAAGATGTAGCAGTAACATCTGCAGACGAAAAGTTTTTACAACAAGCTATTGAGATTATAGAAAAACACATGATGAATACAGAGTTTAATGTTAAAGTTCTGGTTAAAGAAATGAATTTTAGCCGTTCAAACATTTTTATGAAGTTTAAAGAACTAACAGGTTTGTCTTCTGGAGAATTCATTAGAAACATTCGTTTAAAACGCGCTCTACAGCTTTTAGAAACAAGTGATTTATCTGTAAAAGAGATTATGTATATGACCGGTTTTAACACAGCATCTTACTTCTCAAAATGCTTTAAAAAACAATTCGGGGTTTTGCCTAGTCAGTACATTAAAAAAATGAAAACTGAAGAGAAAATGGGCGAAACTCAATTTGATAAATAA
- a CDS encoding glycosyltransferase family 9 protein, protein MPKQLKHILVIRLSAMGDVAMTVPVLRAFSQKHPEVKVTVLTRAFFAPFFRDLKNITVFPAEVKGKHKGVLGLYKLYKALKRLEIDAVADMHNVLRSNILKVFFTGKRFIQIDKGRAEKKALISGENFEQLKTTHQRYVDVLEALGFRLDLSNPTFPNKSTLNKKLQTLVGTDSKKIIGIAPFAAHEGKMYPLDLMKEVISMLSKEYKVVLFGGGTKEVAILNDFEEGLEGVKSLAGKLSLDEELDVISNLEIMVSMDSGNAHIAAMLGVKVVTIWGVTHPFSGFAPFNQPSDYALLSNRDQYPEIPTSIYGNKYPEDYKEALGSISPKEIIEKIRDII, encoded by the coding sequence ATGCCAAAACAATTAAAACATATTTTAGTAATACGTCTTTCCGCTATGGGAGATGTAGCAATGACCGTTCCTGTACTTAGGGCATTCAGTCAGAAACACCCTGAGGTAAAGGTTACTGTGCTTACTCGTGCCTTTTTTGCACCTTTTTTTCGAGACTTAAAAAACATTACTGTTTTTCCGGCAGAGGTTAAAGGGAAACATAAAGGTGTTCTTGGGCTTTATAAGCTTTATAAAGCGTTAAAACGACTAGAAATTGATGCTGTTGCAGATATGCATAATGTGTTACGAAGTAATATTCTGAAGGTTTTTTTCACTGGAAAACGATTTATTCAAATAGATAAAGGGAGGGCCGAAAAGAAAGCTTTAATCTCTGGGGAAAACTTTGAGCAATTAAAAACCACGCACCAGCGGTATGTTGATGTGTTGGAAGCTTTAGGCTTTAGGTTGGATTTATCTAATCCAACTTTTCCAAATAAATCAACTTTAAATAAAAAGCTTCAAACGCTTGTAGGTACTGATTCTAAAAAAATAATCGGTATTGCTCCTTTTGCTGCTCATGAAGGTAAAATGTATCCTTTAGATTTAATGAAAGAAGTTATTTCAATGCTTTCAAAAGAATATAAGGTTGTTTTATTTGGGGGCGGTACAAAAGAGGTAGCCATTTTAAACGATTTTGAAGAAGGTTTAGAGGGCGTAAAGAGTCTTGCAGGTAAATTATCACTTGATGAAGAATTAGATGTGATTTCTAACCTAGAAATCATGGTTTCGATGGATTCTGGTAATGCGCATATAGCTGCTATGTTAGGGGTGAAGGTTGTTACTATTTGGGGTGTTACCCATCCTTTTTCTGGATTTGCACCATTTAATCAGCCAAGTGATTATGCTTTACTATCAAATAGAGACCAGTATCCGGAAATCCCCACATCTATTTATGGTAATAAGTACCCGGAAGATTATAAAGAGGCATTAGGAAGTATTTCTCCGAAAGAAATCATTGAAAAAATTAGAGACATTATATAA
- a CDS encoding DUF4254 domain-containing protein: MFTEKANKIFQDVIEKYHEINTVDQPFENAYDKSNLLEHLLYRKCWIDTVQWHYEDIIRDPQIDPVAALTLKRQIDASNQDRTDMVEYIDSYFLEKYNGVEAKADATINTESPAWGVDRLSILALKIYHMNEEATRTDASDGHRAACQKKLDVLLEQRVDLSTAIDTLLSDIEKGDKYMKVYKQMKMYNDDELNPVLRGQK, translated from the coding sequence ATGTTTACAGAAAAAGCTAACAAAATATTTCAAGATGTTATTGAAAAATATCATGAAATAAATACAGTAGATCAACCTTTTGAAAATGCTTATGATAAGAGCAATTTATTAGAGCATTTGTTGTACAGGAAATGCTGGATTGATACTGTACAGTGGCATTATGAAGATATTATTAGAGATCCTCAAATTGATCCTGTAGCTGCTTTAACATTGAAGCGTCAAATAGATGCTTCTAATCAGGACAGAACAGATATGGTTGAATACATTGATAGCTATTTTCTTGAAAAGTATAACGGTGTTGAGGCTAAAGCAGACGCTACAATTAACACAGAAAGCCCAGCTTGGGGAGTAGATAGGTTATCTATTTTAGCATTGAAGATTTACCACATGAATGAAGAAGCGACTAGAACAGATGCTTCTGATGGCCATAGAGCAGCTTGCCAGAAAAAATTGGATGTTTTGTTAGAGCAACGTGTAGACTTGTCTACGGCTATTGATACATTACTTAGTGATATTGAAAAGGGTGATAAGTACATGAAAGTTTACAAGCAAATGAAAATGTACAATGATGATGAGCTAAACCCAGTATTAAGAGGGCAAAAATAA
- the upp gene encoding uracil phosphoribosyltransferase, producing MHIHNISKENSILNTFISEIRNVTIQKDSMRFRRNIERIGEILGYEMSKSLNYVASTTETPLGNCKIDLLNNDIVLCSVLRAGVPLHNGLLNYFDTAENAFISAYRHHKHHPESFEIIVEYLACPNLENKTLILADPMLATGQSMVATFEALKPFGTPKEVHLISVIGAQEGVDFVKNNFDSSTHLWIAAIDDKLNDKGYIIPGLGDAGDLAFGEKLQQ from the coding sequence ATGCATATTCACAATATATCTAAAGAGAATTCCATACTAAACACGTTCATCTCAGAAATTAGAAATGTTACTATTCAAAAAGATAGTATGCGCTTTCGAAGAAATATTGAACGTATAGGTGAAATCTTGGGTTATGAAATGAGTAAGTCCCTAAATTATGTTGCTTCAACCACAGAAACTCCTTTAGGTAATTGTAAGATTGATTTATTAAACAATGATATTGTATTGTGCTCCGTTTTAAGAGCTGGTGTCCCTTTGCACAACGGACTTTTAAACTACTTCGACACAGCTGAGAATGCCTTTATTTCGGCTTACAGACATCATAAACACCACCCTGAAAGTTTTGAAATTATTGTTGAATATTTAGCCTGTCCTAATTTGGAAAACAAAACACTTATTCTGGCGGATCCAATGCTTGCTACCGGACAATCGATGGTAGCAACTTTTGAAGCTTTAAAACCGTTTGGAACTCCAAAAGAAGTTCATTTAATAAGTGTTATAGGAGCTCAAGAAGGTGTTGACTTTGTTAAAAACAATTTTGATAGTAGCACACATCTATGGATAGCTGCCATTGACGACAAACTAAACGATAAAGGCTATATTATTCCCGGGCTTGGTGATGCAGGCGATTTAGCCTTTGGTGAAAAGTTACAACAATAA
- a CDS encoding DUF6427 family protein, whose product MITSIFSKSKSINFIIVFLIALLAFIVARVNLTGEPITMVFILWQIALLFVCYMSILLLNFIASKNSLTLNNSYEILLFSLFLLLIAPTTSSTDIILSNFFILLALRRIMSIRSQKNVKKKLFDAAFWIAIASLFYFWTILFFALILITLVLYSDNKLRHWIVPFLGVITVFVIAISISIVLYDGFFEILDILPGISYDFSNYNSIKYMVAITLLMSFGIWSSIFYLRNIKKKKKDFRASFKIVIVAAIIAFLIVLHAPQKNGSEFLFMFAPAAIIITNYIEIIQEKWFKEVFIFLLLIVPFITLLL is encoded by the coding sequence ATGATTACAAGCATTTTTAGTAAATCTAAATCAATAAATTTCATCATTGTTTTTTTAATAGCGCTTTTGGCTTTTATAGTTGCCAGAGTAAATTTAACAGGTGAACCAATAACAATGGTGTTCATATTATGGCAAATAGCCTTACTTTTTGTTTGTTATATGTCTATTCTGCTTTTAAACTTTATTGCTAGCAAGAATAGCTTAACATTGAACAATAGTTATGAAATTTTACTATTCAGTCTGTTTTTGTTATTGATTGCTCCTACCACTAGTAGTACAGATATCATCCTTTCTAATTTTTTCATTTTGCTAGCGTTGAGGCGCATTATGAGTATTCGATCTCAAAAAAATGTAAAAAAGAAATTATTCGATGCTGCTTTTTGGATAGCGATTGCATCGTTATTTTATTTTTGGACTATTCTGTTTTTTGCCTTAATACTAATCACCCTAGTACTATATTCAGATAATAAGTTAAGACATTGGATTGTGCCTTTTTTAGGTGTTATTACTGTTTTTGTAATTGCCATAAGTATCTCTATAGTTCTATATGATGGTTTTTTTGAAATACTCGATATCTTACCAGGGATTAGTTATGATTTTAGTAACTATAATTCTATAAAGTATATGGTTGCTATTACATTGTTAATGTCTTTTGGCATATGGTCATCTATATTTTATTTAAGAAATATTAAAAAGAAAAAGAAAGATTTTAGAGCATCTTTTAAAATTGTTATTGTGGCAGCTATAATAGCTTTTTTAATAGTGCTTCATGCACCCCAAAAAAACGGAAGCGAATTTTTATTTATGTTCGCACCCGCAGCAATAATCATAACAAACTATATTGAGATTATTCAGGAAAAATGGTTTAAAGAGGTATTTATCTTCTTGCTTCTTATAGTGCCATTTATAACCTTATTGTTGTAA
- a CDS encoding DUF6341 family protein yields MKDFFYAIEDLFVNVLFAPYDALRALELDNWFLANIVSWIFLIIGFVATAYWMKQLKIFNDNNEEDKSVSSHSFL; encoded by the coding sequence ATGAAAGATTTCTTTTACGCTATAGAGGATTTATTTGTTAATGTTCTTTTTGCACCATATGATGCCTTAAGAGCTCTTGAACTAGATAACTGGTTCTTAGCGAATATAGTTTCTTGGATTTTTCTTATTATAGGTTTTGTTGCCACAGCCTATTGGATGAAGCAACTTAAAATATTTAACGACAACAACGAAGAAGACAAAAGCGTTTCTTCTCACTCGTTTTTGTAA
- the purD gene encoding phosphoribosylamine--glycine ligase — MNILILGSGGREHTFAWKIAQSDKCSQLFVAPGNSGTAEIATNVNIGVNDFEAIKELVLKEGVDMVVVGPEDPLVNGVHDYFLNDEAIKHVSVIGPQKVAAELEGSKEFAKEFLYRHNIPTAAYESFTKETVEKGYAFLETLKAPYVLKADGLAAGKGVVILNDLEEAKSELKSMLVDAKFGQASTKVVIEEFLDGIELSCFVLTDGTNYKILPTAKDYKRIGEGDTGLNTGGMGAISPVPFATDEFLSKIEERIVKPTIEGFKKDNLPYVGFVFIGLIKVGDDPKVIEYNVRMGDPETEVVFPRLKNDLVEILEAMANGTLDSIDIKIDERAATTIMLVSGGYPEAYEKGKEITGIENIQDSIPFHAGAILNNGKVVTSGGRVMAITSYGDTYQEAIKKSYQNIEKLHFDKMNYRKDIGFDLN, encoded by the coding sequence ATGAACATCTTAATTCTTGGTTCTGGAGGAAGAGAACATACATTCGCTTGGAAAATTGCTCAAAGTGATAAATGCAGCCAATTATTTGTTGCTCCGGGAAATTCTGGAACAGCTGAAATTGCAACTAACGTAAATATTGGAGTGAATGACTTTGAAGCTATTAAGGAGCTTGTTTTAAAGGAAGGTGTTGATATGGTTGTTGTAGGACCAGAAGACCCGTTGGTTAATGGTGTTCATGACTATTTTTTAAACGACGAGGCTATTAAACACGTGTCTGTTATTGGACCTCAAAAAGTAGCTGCAGAATTAGAAGGAAGTAAAGAGTTTGCCAAGGAGTTTTTGTACAGGCATAATATTCCGACTGCAGCATACGAAAGTTTTACAAAAGAAACAGTTGAAAAGGGATATGCCTTTTTAGAAACTTTAAAAGCCCCGTATGTTTTAAAAGCAGATGGATTGGCAGCTGGGAAAGGTGTTGTTATTCTTAATGACCTTGAGGAAGCTAAATCCGAATTAAAGAGTATGTTGGTTGATGCCAAATTTGGACAGGCAAGTACAAAAGTAGTTATTGAAGAGTTTTTAGATGGTATTGAATTAAGCTGTTTTGTATTAACAGATGGCACAAACTATAAAATCTTGCCAACGGCAAAAGATTATAAACGTATTGGCGAAGGGGATACAGGGTTAAATACAGGTGGTATGGGAGCGATTTCTCCAGTGCCTTTTGCAACGGATGAATTCCTTAGTAAAATTGAAGAACGTATTGTAAAGCCAACTATTGAAGGCTTTAAAAAAGATAATTTACCTTATGTGGGATTTGTATTTATTGGACTTATTAAAGTTGGAGACGACCCAAAAGTTATTGAATACAACGTACGTATGGGAGATCCAGAAACTGAAGTGGTATTTCCAAGACTGAAAAATGATTTGGTAGAGATACTGGAAGCTATGGCCAATGGTACATTAGATAGCATTGATATTAAAATAGATGAACGTGCAGCTACTACTATTATGTTGGTATCTGGAGGCTACCCAGAGGCTTACGAAAAAGGAAAAGAAATTACAGGAATAGAAAACATTCAAGATTCTATACCTTTTCATGCTGGAGCTATTTTGAATAATGGTAAAGTAGTCACCTCTGGTGGACGTGTTATGGCTATTACATCATATGGAGACACATACCAAGAGGCCATAAAAAAATCTTACCAAAATATAGAAAAACTACATTTTGATAAGATGAATTATCGTAAGGATATAGGTTTTGATTTAAACTAA
- a CDS encoding phenylacetate--CoA ligase family protein, which translates to MDFFNLSLKLKGFPIRKAQIALKAIQKRNDTEFNTYIETKKQEIVTYHLKHNSFYKSFAKHADPLNWSSVPIMTKKDLQQPLETLLSDGFSTNDIYIDKTSGASGHPFIFSKDKFTHALTWSVIMDRFSWFNLNFNTTKQARFYGIPLDKKGYYTEKLKDLISNRYRFNVFDLNDKALENWLMDFKKKPFAYMNGYTSPIVQFAKYLQNKNIILKTVCPTLKACVVTSEMLFKDDKQLMEKQFGVPIINEYGASELDLIAFENTKGEWVVNSETLFVEILDEHNNVLPNGEAGRLVITSLYNSSQPFIRYDIGDVGVLSKKSTLKKPILEKLIGRTNDIAILPSGKKAAGLTFYYVTKSIIENDGNVKEFVIEQLELDTFKIHYVSDNIISPNKIKMIKDEMEHYLENGLTILFERQMYLKRSKSGKLKQFSSLIQSRE; encoded by the coding sequence TTGGATTTTTTCAATCTTTCTTTAAAACTTAAAGGCTTTCCTATACGAAAAGCTCAAATCGCTTTGAAGGCCATTCAAAAGAGAAATGATACCGAGTTTAACACATATATTGAAACTAAAAAGCAAGAGATTGTTACTTATCATTTAAAGCATAATTCATTTTACAAATCGTTTGCAAAACATGCAGATCCATTAAATTGGAGTTCTGTTCCAATTATGACGAAAAAAGATTTGCAACAACCTTTAGAAACGCTTTTATCTGATGGGTTTTCTACAAACGATATTTATATTGATAAAACATCTGGAGCCTCAGGTCATCCCTTTATTTTTTCCAAAGACAAATTTACACATGCGTTAACCTGGAGTGTTATCATGGATCGGTTCTCTTGGTTTAACCTAAATTTTAATACCACCAAACAAGCACGTTTTTACGGCATACCTCTTGACAAGAAAGGTTATTACACCGAAAAACTTAAAGATCTTATTAGTAACAGATACCGGTTTAATGTGTTTGATTTAAATGATAAAGCCCTTGAAAATTGGTTAATGGATTTTAAAAAGAAACCTTTTGCTTATATGAATGGCTACACAAGCCCTATCGTTCAATTTGCAAAATATCTTCAGAATAAAAACATCATACTTAAAACCGTTTGTCCTACTTTAAAAGCTTGTGTCGTAACATCTGAAATGCTTTTTAAAGATGACAAACAGCTTATGGAAAAACAATTTGGAGTACCCATAATTAATGAATATGGCGCCTCGGAATTAGATTTAATTGCTTTTGAAAACACGAAAGGTGAATGGGTTGTGAATAGTGAAACACTTTTTGTAGAAATTTTAGATGAACACAACAATGTTTTACCTAATGGAGAAGCAGGGCGTTTAGTCATCACATCATTATATAACAGCTCACAACCATTTATACGATACGATATTGGAGATGTAGGTGTTCTTTCAAAAAAAAGCACACTCAAAAAGCCAATTCTAGAAAAATTAATAGGTAGAACAAATGATATTGCCATTTTACCTAGCGGGAAAAAAGCAGCCGGATTAACGTTTTATTACGTTACAAAAAGTATTATTGAAAACGATGGTAACGTTAAAGAGTTTGTTATTGAACAACTCGAACTCGATACTTTTAAAATTCACTATGTTAGCGACAATATTATTTCTCCAAACAAAATAAAGATGATAAAAGACGAAATGGAGCATTATCTTGAAAACGGACTTACTATTCTGTTTGAAAGACAAATGTATTTAAAACGTTCGAAAAGTGGTAAATTGAAGCAGTTTTCGTCATTAATACAGTCAAGAGAATGA